From Caulobacter segnis, a single genomic window includes:
- a CDS encoding tetratricopeptide repeat protein, translated as MTSRSGRAGRRQVGRRLGVALSVLSLLASGVPQVAAAQDDGPSLIRDTEIEEILHHDADPIFAAAGLDPKNVRILIVGDRSLNAFATQGLQMGLNTGLILQTENPNQLRGVIAHETGHLAGGHPIRSDEMMKAGLKPMILTMGLGILAALAGSPDGGAALLANSQYAGALGALGYSREQESRADQAGAGFLEATGQSGRGLVEFFDNFRYQEVFDQARRYAYFRSHPLSSERIEVLRSRVERQPHYSAVDTPEDLAQHEVMKAKLEGFLNPQVALMKYKETDTGFPARYARAIAYYQMKDPDRALKLLDGLIADHPDNPYLWELKGQILFEFNRITLAEEPQRKSVQLKPDAALLRINLGQTLISLNDPAKIEEGVQELKRSLLNDPDNAVTWRLLAQAYDTQKKDGEARLATAEQYYSLGAVREAKVFAMRARELLPKNTPDWRRATDIVLASRPSNQDLKDLAKDSAMPSNLGR; from the coding sequence ATGACCTCGCGTAGCGGGCGCGCCGGAAGGCGTCAGGTGGGAAGGCGTCTGGGCGTGGCGTTGTCCGTCCTGTCGCTTCTCGCGTCCGGCGTTCCCCAGGTCGCCGCCGCCCAGGACGACGGCCCCTCCCTGATCCGCGACACCGAGATCGAGGAGATCCTGCACCACGACGCCGATCCGATCTTCGCGGCGGCGGGCCTAGATCCCAAGAACGTTCGGATCCTGATCGTCGGCGACAGGTCGCTGAACGCTTTCGCGACCCAGGGCCTGCAAATGGGCCTGAACACCGGCCTAATCCTGCAGACCGAGAACCCCAACCAGCTACGCGGCGTCATCGCCCACGAGACCGGACACCTGGCCGGCGGCCATCCGATCCGCTCGGACGAGATGATGAAGGCCGGCCTCAAGCCGATGATCCTGACCATGGGCCTGGGCATCCTGGCCGCCCTGGCCGGATCGCCGGACGGCGGCGCGGCCCTGCTGGCCAATTCGCAATACGCCGGCGCGCTCGGCGCACTTGGCTACAGCCGCGAACAGGAGTCGCGCGCCGACCAGGCCGGAGCCGGCTTCCTGGAAGCCACGGGCCAGTCGGGCCGCGGCCTCGTCGAGTTCTTCGACAACTTCCGCTATCAGGAGGTCTTCGATCAGGCCCGCCGCTATGCCTATTTCCGCAGCCACCCCTTGTCTTCAGAGCGGATCGAGGTGCTGCGCAGCCGCGTCGAACGCCAGCCACACTACAGCGCCGTGGACACGCCCGAGGACCTGGCCCAGCATGAGGTGATGAAGGCCAAGCTGGAAGGCTTCCTGAACCCGCAGGTCGCCTTGATGAAGTACAAGGAGACCGACACCGGCTTCCCGGCCCGCTATGCGCGCGCCATCGCCTACTACCAGATGAAGGACCCCGACCGGGCCCTGAAGCTGCTGGACGGCCTGATCGCCGACCACCCCGACAATCCCTATCTGTGGGAACTGAAGGGCCAGATCCTGTTCGAGTTCAACCGGATCACCCTGGCCGAGGAGCCGCAGCGCAAGTCGGTGCAGCTGAAGCCCGACGCGGCCCTGCTGCGCATCAACCTGGGCCAGACCCTGATCAGCCTGAACGATCCGGCCAAGATCGAGGAAGGCGTCCAGGAGCTGAAGCGCAGCCTGCTGAACGATCCCGACAACGCCGTGACGTGGAGACTGCTGGCCCAGGCCTACGATACCCAGAAGAAGGACGGCGAGGCCCGCCTGGCCACCGCCGAGCAGTATTACTCGCTGGGCGCCGTGCGCGAGGCCAAGGTCTTCGCCATGCGAGCCCGGGAGCTGCTGCCCAAGAACACGCCGGACTGGCGCCGGGCCACCGACATCGTCCTGGCGTCCCGACCGTCCAACCAGGACCTGAAGGACCTGGCCAAGGACAGCGCCATGCCATCCAACCTCGGGCGCTAA
- a CDS encoding DsbA family protein: MTLFRRAATLAVPLAIAGLTLTGCERPEPKPSKLFGEKVRAYLLEHPEVLMEASQKLQEKQAAQQAASSQKAIGQYRQAIERDPRDIVINPAGSITVTEFFDYRCGYCRHAAPEIVELVQKNPDIRLVLKDFVIFGHDSEAAARIALGAKDQGKSLDLYKALMAENALDAAAALRIAKGLGVDMDKAKAAGESQAVTQHLADTEALAKTLALSGTPAFIVGDTLIPGADINALKLAIEQTRASKVKAG; encoded by the coding sequence ATGACCCTGTTTCGTCGCGCCGCGACCCTCGCCGTTCCGCTGGCCATCGCCGGCCTGACCCTCACCGGCTGCGAACGGCCCGAACCCAAACCCAGCAAGCTGTTCGGTGAGAAGGTCCGCGCCTACCTGCTCGAGCACCCCGAGGTGCTGATGGAAGCCAGCCAGAAGCTGCAGGAAAAGCAGGCCGCCCAGCAGGCCGCCTCGTCGCAGAAGGCGATCGGCCAGTATCGCCAGGCCATCGAGCGCGATCCGCGCGACATCGTCATCAATCCCGCCGGCTCGATCACGGTCACCGAGTTCTTCGACTATCGCTGCGGGTATTGCCGTCACGCCGCGCCCGAGATCGTCGAGCTGGTCCAGAAGAATCCCGACATCCGCCTGGTGCTGAAGGATTTCGTGATCTTCGGCCACGACAGCGAAGCCGCCGCCCGCATCGCCCTGGGCGCCAAGGACCAGGGCAAGAGCCTGGATCTCTATAAGGCGCTGATGGCTGAAAACGCCCTCGACGCCGCCGCCGCCTTGCGCATCGCCAAGGGCCTGGGCGTCGACATGGACAAGGCCAAGGCCGCTGGCGAAAGCCAGGCCGTGACCCAGCATCTGGCCGACACCGAAGCCCTGGCCAAGACCCTGGCGCTGTCGGGCACCCCGGCCTTCATCGTCGGCGACACCCTGATCCCGGGCGCCGACATCAACGCCCTGAAGCTGGCGATCGAACAGACACGCGCCAGCAAGGTCAAGGCGGGGTGA
- a CDS encoding IS630 family transposase (programmed frameshift): MGKSYSGDLRDRIIGYVSAGGSRRGAAKHFGVSNSCAVKLLARVEQTGSCAPARQGRPPGDGKLAAHRSFLIEQVEAKPDITLPQLAALLEAQRGVSADPSSLSRALRARLGSHIKKALMASERAREAVRERRREWIEHRQPVMRQQPARLVFIDETAVTTKMTRLRGRSLRGKRLAADAPFGHWRTQTFIAGLRCAQLTAPWVLDGPMNRDAFDAYVETQLAPTLSPGDVVVLDNLAAHKGPRAVQALKARGAWFLFLPPYSPDLNPIEMAFSKLKAHLRGACARTFDDLWRAVGDICSLYEPQECWNYFKAAGYASH, translated from the exons ATGGGCAAGAGCTATTCGGGTGATCTTCGAGATCGGATCATTGGCTACGTCAGCGCCGGTGGATCACGTCGTGGTGCGGCCAAGCACTTTGGGGTCAGCAACAGTTGCGCGGTGAAGCTGCTGGCGCGGGTGGAGCAGACGGGCTCTTGTGCGCCAGCGCGCCAGGGACGGCCGCCGGGAGACGGCAAGCTGGCGGCGCATCGGTCGTTCCTGATCGAACAGGTCGAAGCCAAGCCGGATATCACCCTGCCGCAACTGGCGGCCTTGCTGGAGGCGCAACGCGGGGTGAGCGCGGATCCCAGTTCGCTGTCGCGGGCGCTTCGCGC GCGGCTGGGTTCACATATAAAAAAAGCCCTGATGGCCTCGGAGCGCGCACGCGAAGCGGTGCGTGAACGGCGCAGGGAGTGGATCGAGCACCGCCAGCCCGTCATGCGCCAGCAGCCGGCGCGGCTGGTGTTCATTGACGAGACGGCGGTCACCACCAAGATGACCCGGCTGCGCGGCCGCAGCCTGCGCGGTAAGCGCCTGGCGGCCGATGCGCCCTTCGGCCACTGGAGAACCCAGACCTTCATCGCTGGCCTGCGATGCGCGCAGCTGACCGCGCCCTGGGTGCTCGATGGCCCGATGAACCGCGACGCCTTCGACGCCTATGTCGAGACCCAGCTAGCGCCGACGCTCAGCCCCGGTGACGTCGTGGTTCTCGACAACCTCGCCGCCCACAAGGGACCAAGAGCCGTCCAGGCCCTCAAGGCGCGGGGAGCCTGGTTCCTGTTCCTCCCGCCCTACTCGCCCGACCTCAACCCGATCGAGATGGCCTTCTCAAAGCTAAAAGCCCATCTGCGCGGCGCCTGCGCTCGCACCTTCGACGACCTCTGGAGGGCCGTCGGCGACATCTGCAGCCTCTACGAGCCCCAAGAGTGCTGGAACTACTTCAAGGCCGCTGGCTATGCGTCACATTAA
- a CDS encoding thiazole synthase — protein MNAHVSPDTVTPPDGIDNDETWTVAGRTFRSRLIVGTGKYKDYATNAAAARAAGAEIVTVAVRRVNLTDPSQPLLVDYVKPTEFTYLPNTAGCFTGEDAVRTLRLAREAGGWELVKLEVLSDPKTLFPDMEETLRSLKLLVAEGFQVMVYCSDDPVYARKLEEAGAVAIMPLGAPIGSGLGIQNRVNLRIIVENAKVPVLVDAGVGTASDAAIGMELGCDAILMNTAIAEAKDPIRMAKAMKHAVIAGREAYLAGRMQKRLYADPSSPLAGLI, from the coding sequence ATGAACGCGCACGTCTCCCCCGACACCGTCACCCCCCCTGATGGCATCGACAACGATGAAACCTGGACCGTCGCCGGCCGCACCTTCCGCTCGCGCTTGATCGTCGGCACGGGCAAGTACAAGGACTATGCGACCAACGCCGCCGCCGCCCGCGCGGCCGGGGCGGAGATCGTCACCGTGGCCGTGCGCCGGGTGAACCTGACGGATCCGAGCCAGCCGCTGCTGGTCGACTACGTCAAGCCGACGGAATTCACCTATCTCCCGAACACGGCCGGCTGTTTCACCGGCGAGGACGCCGTGCGCACCCTGCGCCTGGCGCGTGAGGCCGGCGGCTGGGAGCTGGTCAAGCTGGAGGTTCTCAGCGACCCCAAGACCCTGTTTCCCGACATGGAAGAGACCCTGCGCTCGCTGAAGCTGCTGGTCGCCGAAGGCTTCCAGGTCATGGTCTACTGCTCGGACGACCCGGTCTACGCCAGGAAGCTGGAAGAGGCCGGCGCCGTGGCGATCATGCCGCTGGGCGCGCCGATCGGCTCGGGCCTGGGCATCCAGAACCGCGTGAACCTGCGGATCATCGTCGAGAACGCCAAGGTGCCGGTTCTGGTCGACGCCGGCGTCGGCACGGCCTCCGATGCGGCGATCGGCATGGAGCTGGGCTGCGACGCCATCCTGATGAACACCGCCATCGCCGAAGCCAAGGACCCGATCCGCATGGCCAAGGCCATGAAGCACGCGGTCATCGCCGGGCGGGAAGCGTATCTGGCGGGCCGGATGCAGAAGCGGCTGTACGCGGATCCCAGCTCGCCGCTGGCGGGGCTGATCTAG
- the thiS gene encoding sulfur carrier protein ThiS: MRLLLNGEELDVADVVTIADLVTSLGLDARKVAVERNLEIAPRSTYADTALVDGDRIEIVTFIGGG, translated from the coding sequence ATGAGGCTTTTGCTAAACGGGGAAGAGCTGGACGTGGCCGACGTGGTCACGATCGCCGATCTGGTGACGTCGCTGGGCCTGGACGCCCGCAAGGTGGCGGTCGAGCGCAATCTCGAGATCGCCCCGCGCTCGACCTATGCCGACACGGCGCTGGTCGACGGCGACCGCATCGAGATCGTCACTTTTATCGGCGGCGGTTGA
- the aroQ gene encoding type II 3-dehydroquinate dehydratase: protein MVKPIHVLSGPNLNLLGTREPEIYGRDTLDDVRARCEARAASRGVSVVFRQSNHEGVLIDWVQEARESASALVLNPAGYGHTSIALLDALKTLSIPVIECHLSNPAAREEFRRHTFVSLAATGIVSGFGAASYELAIEAAFGLIRV from the coding sequence ATGGTAAAACCGATCCACGTGCTGAGCGGACCCAATCTCAACCTGTTGGGGACTCGCGAGCCCGAGATTTATGGCAGGGACACCCTCGATGATGTCCGGGCGCGCTGTGAGGCGCGGGCGGCTTCGCGTGGCGTTTCGGTGGTCTTCCGCCAGTCCAACCATGAGGGCGTGCTGATCGATTGGGTGCAGGAGGCGCGTGAGTCGGCCTCGGCGCTCGTCCTCAATCCGGCCGGCTACGGCCACACCTCGATTGCGCTTCTGGACGCGCTCAAGACCTTGAGCATTCCGGTGATCGAGTGCCACTTGTCCAACCCGGCGGCGCGGGAGGAATTCCGCCGCCACACCTTCGTTTCGCTGGCCGCCACCGGGATCGTCTCCGGCTTCGGCGCGGCGAGTTATGAACTGGCGATCGAGGCCGCCTTCGGCCTGATCCGCGTTTAA
- the accB gene encoding acetyl-CoA carboxylase biotin carboxyl carrier protein — translation MSNPKAPADPVEAPAIDARLVRKLADILKDTGLSEIEVEHAGLKIRVARELTAAPINYVQAAAPAYAPAPAAAPAPVAAAPAAEPAPAPAAARGDAVKSPMVGTAYLSPQPGADAFIKVGDTVSAGQTLLIVEAMKTMNPISAPKAGKIVEILVEDAQPVEFGEPLVVIE, via the coding sequence ATGTCGAACCCCAAGGCCCCCGCCGATCCGGTCGAAGCTCCGGCCATCGACGCCCGTCTGGTCCGCAAATTGGCGGACATCCTGAAGGACACGGGCCTGTCCGAGATCGAAGTCGAGCACGCCGGCCTGAAGATCCGCGTGGCCCGCGAACTGACCGCCGCGCCGATCAACTACGTCCAGGCGGCGGCTCCCGCCTACGCCCCAGCCCCGGCCGCCGCTCCGGCCCCTGTCGCCGCCGCGCCTGCGGCGGAACCCGCGCCGGCTCCGGCCGCCGCCCGGGGCGACGCCGTGAAGTCGCCGATGGTCGGCACCGCCTACCTCTCGCCCCAGCCGGGCGCCGACGCCTTCATCAAGGTCGGCGACACGGTCTCGGCCGGCCAGACCCTGCTGATCGTCGAAGCCATGAAGACCATGAACCCGATCTCGGCTCCCAAGGCCGGCAAGATCGTCGAGATCCTGGTTGAAGACGCGCAGCCCGTCGAGTTCGGCGAGCCGCTCGTCGTCATCGAGTAA
- the accC gene encoding acetyl-CoA carboxylase biotin carboxylase subunit yields MFDKILIANRGEIALRVHRACKEMGIATVAVHSEADRNSMWVRLADESVCIGPAPAAKSYLNIPSIIAAAEITGAQGIHPGYGFLSENARFAEIVGAHGFTFIGPKPEHIRMMGDKITAKQAVKDAGIPVVPGSDGGVSTEEEAFEAAEKIGFPVLIKAAAGGGGRGMKVAQTREDLAEAVSTARAEARAAFGDDTVYMERYLQKPRHIELQVIADSHGNVVHLGERDCSLQRRHQKVLEEAPSPALSAEGRAKIGKVVVDAVKAIGYLGVGTIEFLWENDEFFFIEMNTRLQVEHPVTEAITGIDLVREQIRIAAGLPLSFTQEDVVFEGHAIECRINAENARTFTPSPGTITDFHAPGGLGVRLDSAIYTGYAIPPYYDSLIGKLIVHGRDRAECVARLKRCLAEMVVGGVETTIPLFQDLLVQPDILAGEYDIHWLERWIKSQEA; encoded by the coding sequence ATGTTCGACAAGATCCTGATCGCGAACCGGGGCGAAATCGCGCTCCGGGTTCACCGCGCCTGCAAGGAAATGGGCATCGCCACCGTGGCGGTCCATTCCGAGGCCGACCGCAACTCGATGTGGGTGCGCCTGGCGGACGAAAGCGTCTGCATCGGCCCCGCGCCCGCCGCCAAGAGCTACCTGAACATCCCGTCGATCATCGCGGCCGCCGAGATCACCGGGGCCCAGGGCATCCACCCGGGCTATGGCTTCCTGTCCGAGAACGCCCGCTTCGCCGAGATCGTCGGCGCGCACGGCTTCACCTTCATCGGTCCGAAGCCCGAGCATATCCGGATGATGGGCGACAAGATCACCGCCAAGCAGGCCGTGAAGGACGCCGGCATTCCGGTCGTTCCCGGCTCGGACGGCGGCGTCTCGACCGAGGAAGAGGCCTTCGAGGCCGCCGAGAAGATCGGCTTCCCCGTGCTGATCAAGGCCGCCGCCGGCGGTGGTGGTCGCGGCATGAAGGTCGCCCAGACGCGTGAAGACCTGGCCGAGGCGGTCTCGACGGCCCGCGCCGAGGCTCGCGCCGCGTTCGGCGACGACACGGTGTACATGGAGCGCTACCTCCAGAAGCCGCGCCACATCGAACTGCAGGTCATCGCCGACAGCCACGGCAACGTGGTCCACCTGGGCGAACGCGACTGCTCGCTGCAGCGCCGCCACCAGAAGGTGCTGGAAGAAGCCCCCTCGCCGGCCCTGTCCGCCGAAGGCCGCGCCAAGATCGGCAAGGTCGTCGTCGATGCGGTCAAGGCCATCGGCTACCTGGGCGTCGGGACCATCGAATTCCTGTGGGAGAACGACGAGTTCTTCTTCATCGAGATGAACACCCGCCTGCAGGTCGAGCACCCGGTCACCGAAGCCATCACCGGCATCGACCTGGTCCGTGAGCAGATCCGCATCGCCGCTGGCCTGCCGCTGTCGTTCACCCAGGAAGACGTCGTCTTCGAGGGCCACGCCATCGAGTGCCGTATCAACGCAGAGAACGCGCGGACCTTCACGCCGTCGCCGGGCACCATCACCGACTTCCACGCCCCTGGCGGCCTGGGCGTTCGCCTGGATTCGGCGATCTACACCGGCTACGCGATCCCGCCCTATTACGACAGCCTGATCGGCAAGCTGATCGTGCACGGCCGCGATCGCGCCGAGTGCGTCGCGCGCCTGAAGCGCTGCCTGGCCGAAATGGTCGTGGGCGGCGTCGAGACCACGATCCCGCTGTTCCAGGACCTTCTGGTGCAGCCCGACATCCTGGCCGGCGAATACGACATCCACTGGCTGGAACGCTGGATCAAATCCCAGGAGGCCTAG
- the aat gene encoding leucyl/phenylalanyl-tRNA--protein transferase, with protein MEDAFSVDDLIACYARGVFPMADAREDESVFLIDPERRGVLPLGDFHIPKRLARTVRNGPYEVRIDTAFDAVIEGCAASRPGRVETWINHPIQKLYGQLYARGLAHSVEAWLDGQLVGGLYGVSLGGAFFGESMFSTARDASKVALVHLVARLTAGGYQLLDTQFLTEHLTQFGATEISRADYRRRLAKALAVQGDFYGLAGGATGADCLQAISQTS; from the coding sequence ATGGAAGACGCCTTCTCGGTCGACGACCTGATCGCCTGTTACGCGCGCGGCGTCTTCCCCATGGCGGACGCCCGCGAGGACGAGAGTGTCTTCCTGATCGATCCCGAGCGGCGGGGCGTGCTGCCGCTCGGGGACTTTCATATCCCCAAGCGTTTGGCGCGCACCGTGCGCAACGGCCCCTACGAGGTCCGGATCGACACCGCCTTCGACGCGGTGATCGAGGGCTGCGCTGCATCCCGCCCGGGGCGGGTCGAAACCTGGATCAATCACCCCATCCAGAAGCTCTACGGCCAGCTCTATGCGCGCGGCCTGGCCCACAGCGTCGAGGCGTGGCTGGACGGTCAGTTGGTCGGCGGCCTGTATGGCGTCTCGCTGGGGGGAGCGTTCTTTGGCGAGAGCATGTTCTCGACGGCGCGCGACGCCAGCAAGGTGGCGCTGGTCCATCTGGTGGCGCGCCTGACCGCCGGCGGCTATCAGCTTCTGGACACCCAGTTCCTGACTGAACATCTGACACAGTTCGGCGCGACCGAAATCAGCCGCGCGGACTATCGCCGGCGGCTGGCCAAGGCCCTGGCGGTCCAGGGCGACTTCTACGGCTTGGCAGGGGGCGCGACCGGAGCCGACTGCCTGCAGGCGATCAGCCAGACGTCATAG
- a CDS encoding DUF2155 domain-containing protein — MRRRASLVAALAALSGLTVAGAALARQNAPQPQTPPSPSQAPAATSAPRPAPPVQAAEPRQAQPAPTPPAAVNLGAQPAPQPAPATTTKPTAPVKPPEPAKRQRYTIAILQALDKVTTETMRFEIPVGQPIRYKTLIFTVRACETAAADEIAPETAAYVIVDTQPKAQAGRAAPPGRQIYKGWMYASSPGLNPLQHPVYDVWLIACRQSAPVAPPAKP, encoded by the coding sequence ATGCGCCGCCGGGCGTCCCTGGTCGCCGCCCTTGCGGCCCTGTCCGGCCTGACCGTGGCGGGCGCCGCGCTCGCGCGCCAGAACGCCCCGCAGCCCCAGACCCCGCCGTCGCCCTCGCAGGCGCCGGCGGCCACGTCCGCGCCGCGTCCCGCGCCGCCGGTCCAGGCCGCGGAGCCACGCCAGGCCCAGCCGGCGCCGACACCGCCCGCGGCTGTCAATCTCGGCGCGCAGCCCGCGCCCCAGCCGGCGCCCGCGACGACCACCAAGCCGACCGCGCCGGTCAAACCGCCGGAACCCGCCAAGCGCCAGCGCTACACGATCGCCATCCTGCAGGCCCTGGACAAGGTCACGACCGAGACCATGCGGTTCGAGATCCCGGTCGGCCAGCCGATCCGCTACAAGACCCTGATCTTCACCGTTCGCGCCTGCGAGACGGCGGCCGCCGACGAGATCGCGCCGGAGACGGCCGCCTATGTCATCGTCGACACCCAGCCCAAGGCCCAGGCCGGCCGCGCCGCACCGCCCGGACGCCAGATCTACAAGGGTTGGATGTACGCCAGCTCGCCGGGCCTGAACCCGCTGCAGCACCCGGTCTATGACGTCTGGCTGATCGCCTGCAGGCAGTCGGCTCCGGTCGCGCCCCCTGCCAAGCCGTAG
- a CDS encoding NADH:ubiquinone oxidoreductase subunit NDUFA12 has product MLKAIFTWWNGATLGQRFHIGRRGVFVGTDEQGNRYFEARDNSDSYDQRKRRWVIYNGYAEASKVPPDWSGWLHYTFDEPPTQVPLKRREWEKDHLPNLTGTVHAWRPKGSLTRGGERAAATSDYQAWTPE; this is encoded by the coding sequence GTGCTGAAAGCGATCTTCACGTGGTGGAACGGCGCGACCCTGGGTCAGCGCTTCCATATCGGCCGCCGCGGCGTGTTTGTGGGCACGGACGAGCAGGGCAACCGCTACTTCGAAGCGCGCGACAACAGTGACAGCTACGACCAGCGCAAGCGCCGCTGGGTGATCTATAACGGCTATGCCGAGGCGTCGAAGGTCCCGCCGGACTGGAGCGGCTGGCTGCACTACACCTTCGACGAGCCGCCGACCCAGGTTCCGCTGAAGCGTCGCGAGTGGGAAAAGGATCACCTGCCCAACCTGACCGGCACCGTGCACGCCTGGCGTCCGAAGGGTTCGCTGACCCGGGGTGGCGAACGCGCGGCCGCCACCAGCGACTACCAAGCCTGGACGCCGGAATAA